From the genome of Vicia villosa cultivar HV-30 ecotype Madison, WI linkage group LG2, Vvil1.0, whole genome shotgun sequence, one region includes:
- the LOC131651363 gene encoding uncharacterized protein LOC131651363, which translates to MKGRKEDYEDFGVCFLRSPICCVIGQASTGKTTLLDCIRGTDPECCPYTYMITATHVPSEIILERSYGLMNPKMILERSYGLMNSKAKIRVPGLLFLDTPGHTSYNKLISKGLALCDIAVLVVNTVLGLNPLTHNSLDLLSKSNKKFILVVNQVDRRWKPCENATFAAAFKQQSVMVQNAFNTKLAQIITQLKQYSEPYDLAEPLCIVPTCAKSGEGISDMLLQLVMRTQKLMVEKLTYREGEEEEELLQRPNCYLFMGYQCTVLYAYFIEGPVATIDVVLVNGTLHEGDKIIVYGKKVKIVTSIKSLLTPSPLREINNSKGNYVRHTKIQGGRAIKIIAKGLEYAIGHDDLYLLRPHVSKNVEERALVSVYYNF; encoded by the exons ATGAAAGGTAGAAAAGAAGACTATGAAGATTTTGGTGTCTGTTTTCTCCGTTCCCCAATTTGTTGTGTGATAGGGCAGGCGTCCACCGGCAAAACCACACTTTTGGATTGTATTCGAGGTACTGATCCTGAATGTTGTCCTTACACCTATATGATTACCGCTACACATGTACCTTCTGAGATCATACTTGAAAGATCATATGGATTGATGAATCCTAAGATGATACTTGAAAGATCATATGGATTGATGAATTCTAAAGCAAAAATCAGAGTTCCTGGTTTACTGTTTCTTGATACCCCAGGACACACTtcctataataaattaatatctaAGGGTTTAGCTCTATGTGATATTGCCGTCTTGGTTGTTAACACTGTGTTGGGATTAAACCCGCTTACTCATAATTCACTCGATCTTTTAAGCAAGTCCAACAAAAAGTTTATTCTTGTCGTGAATCAG GTTGACCGTCGATGGAAACCATGTGAGAATGCTACATTTGCTGCTGCATTTAAGCAGCAGTCTGTGATGGTTCAAAATGCTTTTAATACGAAGCTCGCTCAG atTATTACACAATTGAAACAATATTCAGAGCCATATGATTTGGCAGAACCACTCTGCATTGTGCCTACGTGTGCAAAAAG tgGTGAAGGAATCTCTGATATGTTATTACAATTGGTTATGCGGACTCAAAAACTCATGGTTGAGAAACTAACATACAGGGAGGGAGAGGAGGAGGAAGAATTGCTGCAG AGACCTAATTGCTATTTGTTTATGGGTTACCAGTGTACTGTTTTGTATGCTTACTTTATTGAAGGCCCTGTTGCCACTATCGACGTTGTTTTAGTTAATGGTACTCTTCACGAAGGAGATAAAATAATTGTATACGGAAAGAAG GTGAAAATTGTTACCTCAATTAAATCTTTATTGACACCTAGTCCACTAAGGGAAATTAATAATTCTAAG GGAAACTATGTCAGACACACTAAAATACAAGGTGGGAGGGCTATCAAGATCATTGCCAAG GGGCTTGAATATGCTATTGGCCACGATGATTTATATCTTTTGAGACCTCATGTTTCAAAAAATGTTGAAGAAAGAGCCTTGGTTTCCGTCTACTATAATTTTTGA